A single window of Oreochromis aureus strain Israel breed Guangdong linkage group 7, ZZ_aureus, whole genome shotgun sequence DNA harbors:
- the otogl gene encoding otogelin-like protein — translation MNLKWTVKRFLLMSFSVSHLLLLEGVQSRLSVAEGRPQRRANALRRKRDLLGEETYRPLLSEGTLSRSILHNYTARDSSSEYCGCLNGGWCQEGGVCDCAQFQALGDRCQIIPNQGQDRDGICRSWGQHHYETFDGIYFYFPGTCSYILAQDCHSTTPQYTVWIHNSRVCEGSVYSCPRALSLFFPNEEEIHISGYRVHQGGRRLSLPQTVGGVFIERLADYLLVKSVFGFSLAWDGGSGVYLKMSEEHQGTPCGLCGNFNNVAGDDLTTARGIRTDEPALFANSWAVDLAHERACPSVDLDFSGPCQSESDMDDAIEKCSALLFFPFLSCHENIDPNPFVASCVSDLCVSDDEETFCRALVEYTRACSHVGYPVREWRDSFPSCNDGCEESFVYRDCISCCPPTCTFEKECLGTNLHCLDGCYCPDGLILQNGTCIAASQCPCVYHGTSYVQGQVLQQGCSVCVCMGGVWNCTENNCTVECSVVGDVFVTTFDGRMFLQPGACQYVLAKSRSRSRFTITLQYTTCAEQQVCIQSVTVVLDEDVSRQITLTREGEVIIGVNPAPALPYVDDAVEVRKLTSVFTQLKTGIGFRLHYDGRGGRVYVQLDSQWRGQTLGLCGTYNGNLRDDFLSPAGMIEGTPQLHASAWKVSSACVAPVNLPITDPCEMNQHNVFYASQCEVLLGTVFAPCHGYISPNIYQQQCRYQACRCGSSCLCTALAHYAYLCSKHGVNINFRSQVSECGVVCLGGMLYHSCVSSCGRSCRALSSTETCTPDDCAEGCGCPDGSFYDDVRQRCVQLSQCHCYSMGGVSQPGEVTFSASGPCLCRNGKMECVPEEKEPDSIEVGECPEGKVYHSCTEQRGGVACAPTCRNLMLNLTCPPSTPCIPGCVCPSGLVLHQGECYYPENCPCSWLGLEYLPGETVETPCYKCVCHRGYFNCSYSPCPAVCTVYSDRHYHTFDGLEYDYHSDCQVYLLKSAGETEVSIVAQNKDCYESGIVCMKILVIHVGLTKIYFTDNSGNPSPSTVVGRGSEFELWKAGYYIVIHFSNQDLTILWDRKTTVHIRAGPQWKGLLNGLCGNFDSVTANDMTTSSHMEVSNAQTFGNSWALGQCESDYVLERPCEGDLGRQPYAKRECALLYSDVFAPCHNVVDVAWFYRNCLTDTCNCNRGGDCECLCTSIAAYAYKCCQQGVTIHWRSPSVCPYDCEYYNQELGDGPFSLVSAVYKDTMFGVNRTSSSVFPLVRERPGQLPAPGLLFNFMITAGLQKDRTSRVPMVSLESAERPNYFLVVSGRSRLQLEQWSRGVEFSRRATFIQHQGLFLPGHTSFELVAQPGVFLTLTRTAARAQRYDTSQGFKASSSFTLEESTFVIPYRMMCEWRYQSCASPCVPTCSDPDATRCQFLPPVEGCFPRCPKNMVLDEVTRRCVYTEDCVSLPPTPTPFAYVTRSNRTTTAPPPIPMTTTTTSTTTTTPTTTRPTTTTTTTTSTRATTTTSTTVRSTTTTATSTTTTTPATTPSTTSATERVTTLLTPTSSTSPSATPTTIVSTTLTPSTPTESTTLRITETTPTQTQTTTVTTTVTSATPSTAPTEATIAPSTTSPPSHTSPSIPPSTTITTPSTSPPLPTSPTLPPTTVVTTTSTSATSEPETTTKSTTTPQPTPAETTVATEATTPTDTPTTTAPPPTTIEPTTEPVTTEIVTSPATIPVTEETSTTHPFLLPTIPCTPPYSYRIDECVELICFNGELLLHNSSLHCRYNTTQPQCSLLGMPILVNTDPCCPQWQCPCRCTVMSDLRMITFDGNNVALYDNGSYILVNLPRETIIGTVEKCPTSQSVNSIRRTSPTGGTSGLCFKKLNITTSFYRIIINRLDRKVTVNYRPARLPFSRQSLYVEDTGSMYLIHTPGGISIQWYHSTGIMVLQYIAPNNTSVPTRGLCGCCDGNPEDDLKLPNGTVVREVGDMMIFLQAWRVHTTDETEHTRRVGDNCTTGDCSTCLSMLYQRAFTPCHSKVPPEQFCDIIWAGDLHYKDHQCDFLAAYVAVCYTHQVCINWRRHNFCPLRCPPGKEYQPCVSTCTSRTCLNRDYYEETTCSFIREECVCRSGTILHRADSPYCVTEDRCVCTDNEGNPRAPGEVWNGSARSCCLYKCMENGSVVAVEPDCSAVPTPLCEREGEYVLDVLEEGACCPKKICECNMTICDSEAPPCDNGNRLVIGYSALSCCPEYRCECDPMACPPVSTPECREDQFLVEVRGQKSCCYSYLCVCESCIEPIPTCSNGEILAVDLNTTSSCCPQYHCVCDVNLCPESSVSCAPGLSLVQTAVPGHCCPQHHCECQCEDSSLPICQVGEVLVEVPDSNTNCGCPQRTCQKAEVCLFQGVTVLGPGQSLVQYFEGELCYTVQCLHHKDPDSGYYAMEITFVNCSQKCGPHQVYVPSTDPQVCCGSCKNISCTFTNENGTTELFTAGSSWVENCTRYDCMETAVGAVILASGVVCPPFNDTECIQNGGVVQSYVDGCCRTCKEDGKTCKRVAIRTTIRKDDCRSNAPVTVYSCDGKCPSATIFNFNINSHARFCKCCRESGLQTRSVALYCSRNATVVEYNFQEPLDCSCQWN, via the exons ATGAACTTAAAGTGGACAGTGAAACGATTTCTTCTTATGTCGTTTTCAGTCTCCCACTTGCTGTTACTTGAGG GAGTTCAGAGTCGACTTTCAGTGGCAgaaggaagaccacagag aagaGCTAATGCACTCCGGAGGAAACGGGATCTCCTCGGGGAGGAG ACGTACAGACCATTGCTGTCAGAGGGTACTCTGTCACGCAGTATTTTGCACAACTACACAGCCAGAGATTCCTCTTCAG AATACTGCGGCTGCCTCAATGGCGGCTGGTGTCAGGAAGGTGGGGTGTGTGACTGTGCTCAGTTCCAGGCATTGGGAGACCGCTGCCAGATCA TACCTAACCAGGGCCAGGATAGAGATGGGATCTGCAGGTCATGGGGTCAGCACCACTATGAAACATTTGATGGAATATATTTCTACTTCCCTGGAACCTGCTCTTACATTTTGGCCCAGGATTGTCACTCAACTACACCGCAGTACACAGTGTGG ATTCACAACAGCAGAGTGTGTGAGGGGAGTGTGTATTCATGTCCGAGAGCTCTCAGTCTGTTCTTCCCAAACGAGGAGGAGATCCACATCTCGGGATATCGGGTCCACCAGGGAGGCCGCAG GTTAAGTTTGCCTCAGACTGTGGGTGGTGTCTTTATTGAACGACTGGCTGATTACCTGCTCGTGAAGAGCGTGTTTGGCTTCTCTTTGGCCTGGGATGGAGGCTCGGGCGTCTACCTGAAGATGAGCGAGGAGCACCAAGGCACCCCTTGTGGCCTGTGTGGGAACTTCAACAATGTTGCTGGTGATGACCTCACCACTGCTCGCG GTATTCGGACAGATGAACCTGCGCTGTTTGCTAACAGCTGGGCAGTGGACCTGGCTCATGAACGAGCCTGTCCCTCGGTGGATCTTGACTTCAGTGGGCCCTGCCAGTCTGAGTCAGACATGGAT GATGCTATAGAGAAATGCAGTGCGCTtctctttttcccctttttgtcCTGCCATGAAAACATCGATCCCAATCCCTTTGTTGCCAGTTGTGTCTCTGACCTTTGTGT ctctgatgatGAGGAAACTTTTTGTCGAGCCTTGGTGGAGTACACCCGAGCCTGCTCCCATGTTGGATATCCCGTAAGAGAGTGGAGAGACAGCTTCCCTTCTTGCA ATGACGGCTGTGAGGAGAGTTTTGTGTATAGAGACTGTATCAGCTGCTGTCCACCTACCTGTACATTTGAGAAAGAATGCCTGGGAACCAATCTGCATTGTCTGGATGGATGCTACTGTCCTGATG GTCTTATCCTGCAGAATGGAACATGCATTGCTGCCTCTCAGTGTCCATGTGTTTATCATGGAACGTCATATGTACAAGGACAGGTGCTACAACAGGGATGCAGTGTCTG tgtgtgcATGGGTGGTGTGTGGAACTGCACTGAGAATAACTGCACAG TTGAATGTTCGGTGGTTGGGGACGTGTTTGTGACAACGTTTGACGGAAGGATGTTTCTCCAGCCAGGAGCGTGTCAGTATGTCCTGGCAAAGAGCCGCAGCAGGAGCAGATTCACCATCACACTACAGTATACTACTTGTGCAGAG cagcaggtgtgtatTCAGTCAGTGACAGTAGTGCTGGATGAAGATGTAAGTCGCCAAATCACTTTGACAAGAGAGGGGGAGGTGATAATCGGTGTTAACCCAGCGCCTGCCCTGCCATATGTCGATG ATGCAGTCGAGGTGCGCAAGCTGACCTCTGTGTTCACACAGCTGAAGACTGGGATTGGTTTCAGGCTGCATTATGACGGTCGAGGTGGAAGGGTCTATGTGCAGCTTGACAGCCAGTGGCGCGGACAGACGCTGGGACTCTGTGGAACCTACAATGGAAATCTACGAGATGATTTCCT GTCTCCAGCAGGTATGATAGAGGGCACTCCGCAGCTTCATGCCAGTGCTTGGAAGGTGTCATCTGCCTGTGTTGCTCCAGTTAATCTACCTATTACAGACCCATGCGAGATGAATCAGCACAACG TATTCTACGCATCCCAGTGTGAGGTGCTTTTGGGCACTGTGTTTGCTCCGTGTCATGGCTACATCAGTCCAAACATCTACCAGCAGCAGTGCCGCTATCAGGCCTGCCGCTGTGGGAGCAGCTGTTTGTGCACTGCACTGGCTCATTACGCTTACCTTTGCTCCAAACATGGAGTCAACATTAATTTCAGATCACAAGTCTCCGAGTGTG GAGTGGTGTGTCTTGGTGGAATGCTGTACCACTCGTGTGTGTCGTCTTGTGGCCGGTCCTGTCGGGCATTGTCCAGCACTGAGACATGTACCCCTGATGACTGTGCCGAGGGATGCGGCTGTCCAGACGGCAGTTTTTATGATGATGTGCGCCAGCGCTGTGTGCAGCT GTCGCAGTGTCACTGTTATTCCATGGGTGGGGTGTCACAGCCAGGAGAGGTGACCTTCAGTGCCTCTGGGCCCTG CCTGTGCAGAAATGGGAAGATGGAGTGTGTGCCAGAGGAAAAAG AGCCAGATAGTATAGAAGTCGGGGAGTGTCCAGAGGGGAAAGTGTACCACAGCTGCACTGAGCAGAGGGGAGGAGTGGCCTGTGCACCAACCTGCCGCAACCTGATGTTGAACCTGACGTGCCCACCCAGTACACCATGCATACCTGGCTGTGTCTGCCCTTCTGG GCTGGTGCTGCACCAGGGGGAGTGTTATTATCCAGAAAATTGTCCTTGTTCCTGGCTAGGACTTGAGTACCTGCCTGGAGAAACTGTGGAAACACCATGCTACAAATG TGTGTGTCACCGTGGCTATTTTAACTGCAGCTACTCTCCGTGTCCAGCTGTGTGTACTGTTTACAGCGACAGGCACTACCACACCTTTGATGGCCTCGAGTACGACTACCACTCTGACTGTCAGGTCTACTTGCTCAAA agtgcaggagagaCCGAGGTATCCATTGTTGcccaaaacaaagactgctATGAGAGCGGCATTGTGTGCATGAAAATCCTGGTCATTCACGTGGGACTTACCAAGATCTACTTCACTGACAATTCTGGCAACCCT AGCCCTTCCACTGTTGTTGGTCGAGGGTCAGAATTTGAGCTCTGGAAAGCCGGCTACTACATTGTCATCCACTTCTCAAATCAGGACCTGACCATCCTTTGGGACCGCAAGACAACTGTGCACATCAGAGCTGGACCTCAGTGGAAG GGTCTTCTCAATGGGTTATGTGGAAATTTTGACAGTGTGACAGCGAATGATATGACCACCTCCAGCCACATGGAAGTCAGTAACGCACAGACATTCGGCAATAGCTGGGCCCTGGGACAG tGTGAAAGCGACTATGTACTTGAGCGACCATGTGAAGGGGACTTAGGGAGACAGCCGTACGCCAAAAGAGAGTGTGCTCTCCTCTACAGCGATGTCTTTGCACCTTGTCACAATGTT GTTGATGTGGCCTGGTTCTACAGGAACTGCCTAACAGACACTTGCAATTGTAACCGTGGGGGAGACTGTGAGTGTCTCTGCACGTCCATTGCTGCGTATGCATACAAATGCTGTCAGCAGGGGGTCACAATTCACTGGAGATCACCTTCTGTCTGTC CCTATGATTGTGAGTACTACAATCAAG AGCTAGGCGATGGCCCATTTTCCTTGGTGAGTGCGGTCTATAAAGACACCATGTTTGGAGTGAATCGTACCAGCAGCTCTGTTTTTCCCCTGGTAAGAGAAAGACCAGGGCAGTTGCCTGCCCCAGGTCTACTGTTCAACTTCATGATCACAGCAGGACTGCAGAAGGACAGAACATCAC GTGTTCCCATGGTGTCGCTGGAGTCTGCAGAGAGACCCAACTACTTCCTTGTTGTGTCAGGGCGCAGCCGTCTGCAGTTGGAGCAGTGGAGTCGAGGGGTGGAGTTCAGTCGTAGAGCAACCTTTATCCAGCACCAGGGGCTGTTTCTCCCAGGTCACACCTCATTTGAGCTTGTGGCCCAGCCCGGAGTTTTTTTGACACTCACACGCACTGCTGCACGAGCCCAGAGATACGACACCTCACAGGGCTTcaaagccagcagcagcttcacacTAGAGG AGAGCACTTTTGTAATACCTTACCGTATGATGTGTGAGTGGCGCTACCAGTCCTGTGCAAGTCCTTGTGTCCCCACGTGCAGTGACCCAGATGCTACACGCTGCCAGTTTCTTCCTCC TGTAGAAGGATGCTTTCCGCGATGTCCAAAGAACATGGTCCTTGATGAAGTCACTAGAAGATGTGTCTACACAGAGGACT GTGTGTCTCTTCCCCCAACTCCAACCCCGTTTGCATATGTGACGCGGTCTAACAGGACTACTACAGCACCACCCCCAATACCTATGACTACAACAACAACTTCtactaccaccaccacccctaCCACCACAAGGCCGACAACAACCACTACAACCACCACCAGCACTAGAGCCACCACTACCACCTCCACTACTGTCAGGTCCACAACAACCACTGCCACttctaccaccaccaccactcctGCTACTACTCCCAGCACAACATCAGCCACTGAGCGTGTCACCACTCTGCTCACCCCAACTTCATCCACGTCTCCATCTGCTACTCCCACCACTATTGTTTCAACTACTCTCACTCCCTCAACCCCGACAGAAAGCACCACTCTCAGGATAACTGAAACAACCCCCACTCAAACGCAAACTACTACGGTGACTACAACAGTTACCTCTGCAACACCTTCCACTGCACCCACTGAAGCCACTATAGCCCCCTCCACTACTTCTCCTCCCTCCCATACCTCACCCTCAATTCCTCCCTCCACCACCATTACCACACCATCAACATCACCACCTCTTCCAACATCCCCCACCTTACCACCCACTACAGTTGTTACAACTACTTCCACCTCAGCTACTTCTGAACCTGAAACCACTACCAAATCCACAACCACTCCTCAACCTACTCCAGCAGAAACGACTGTCGCCACAGAGGCCACCACTCCAACAGACACTCCAACAACTACAGCACCACCTCCTACAACCATCGAGCCCACCACTGAGCCTGTAACTACAGAGATAGTCACAAGTCCTGCAACCATCCCTGTAACAGAGGAAACATCAACCACTCACCCTTTCCTTTTGCCCACTATTCCCTGTACA CCCCCATACTCCTATCGCATTGATGAGTGTGTTGAGCTGATCTGTTTCAATGGAGAGCTGCTGCTTCACAACTCTTCTCTCCACTGTCGCTACAACACCACCCAGCCTCAGTGCAGTCTGCTGGGCATGCCTATCCTGGTTAATACAGACCCCTGCTGTCCGCAGTGGCAGTGCCCAT GTCGCTGCACTGTAATGTCAGACCTGCGTATGATCACATTTGATGGTAATAATGTAGCCTTGTACGACAATGGCTCCTACATCTTGGTTAACCTGCCCAGAGAGACTATTATTGGCACTGTGGAGAAATGTCCAACTAGTCAG agtGTGAATTCCATCAGACGAACT AGCCCTACAGGTGGAACATCTGGACTTTGTTTTAAGAAGCTGAACATTACTACCTCTTTCTACAGAATTATAATCAACCGACTCGATCGGAAG GTTACAGTAAATTACAGACCTGCTAGACTTCCGTTCTCACGTCAGTCCCTTTATGTGGAAGATACAGGAAGCATGTACCTTATCCACACACCTGGCGGGATCAGTATACAGTGGTATCATAGCACGGGCATTATGGTGCTACAGTATATTGCTCCTAATAATACATCTGTGCCCACTCGAGGCCTGTGTG GTTGCTGCGATGGGAACCCAGAAGATGACCTGAAACTGCCCAATGGCACAGTGGTGAGAGAGGTGGGAGACATGATGATCTTCCTGCAGGCATGGAGAGTCCACACCACCGATGAGACCGAACACACACGCAGGGTCGGAGACAACTGCACCACTGGCGACTGCTCCACCTGTCTCTCTATGCTTTACCAAAGAGCTTTCACACCATGCCACAGCAAG gTGCCTCCGGAGCAGTTCTGTGACATCATCTGGGCAGGTGACCTTCATTACAAGGATCACCAGTGTGACTTCTTGGCAGCCTATGTGGCAGTCTGCTACACACATCAAGTCTGCATCAACTGGAGACGACACAACTTCTGCC CGCTCCGGTGTCCCCCTGGTAAGGAGTATCAGCCATGTGTGAGCACCTGCACCAGCCGCACTTGTCTAAACAGAGATTACTACGAGGAGACTACCTGTTCCTTCATCAGAGAAGAGTGTGTGTGCCGCAGTGGAACTATCCTGCACCGTGCTGATTCACCTTACTGTGTAACCGAGGACCGTTGCG TGTGCACAGATAATGAGGGTAACCCCCGGGCCCCAGGCGAGGTGTGGAATGGCTCTGCTCGGAGTTGCTGTCTCTACAAGTGTATGGAGAATGGCTCTGTGGTGGCTGTGGAACCAGACTGCAGCGCTGTGCCTACTccactgtgtgagagagagggagagtatGTGCTGGATGTGCTGGAAGAAGGAGCCTGCTGCCCAAAGAAGATCTGTG AGTGCAACATGACCATCTGTGACAGTGAAGCTCCACCTTGTGATAATGGGAACAGGCTAGTGATCGGTTACAGCGCTCTTTCCTGCTGTCCAGAGTACCGCTGTG agtgtgaccccatgGCGTGCCCTCCTGTGTCTACCCCAGAGTGCAGGGAGGATCAGTTTCTCGTCGAGGTCAGGGGGCAAAAGTCCTGCTGCTACTCTTACCTGTGTG TGTGTGAGTCATGTATCGAGCCCATTCCAACTTGCTCAAACGGAGAAATTCTGGCTGTGGATCTGAACACCACCAGCAGCTGCTGTCCACAGTACCACTGTG TCTGTGATGTCAATCTGTGCCCTGAATCATCTGTGAGCTGTGCACCTGGTCTCTCTCTTGTCCAAACTGCCGTTCCCGGGCATTGCTGCCCCCAGCATCACTGTG AATGCCAATGTGAGGACAGTTCTCTCCCCATCTGTCAGGTG gGGGAGGTGCTGGTGGAGGTTCCAGACAGCAACACCAACTGTGGCTGTCCTCAGCGTACATGCC agaagGCAGAGGTGTGTCTTTTCCAAGGGGTGACAGTGTTGGGCCCAGGCCAGTCTCTGGTTCAGTACTTTGAGGGAGAACTGTGCTACACTGTCCAGTGTCTGCATCATAAAGATCCAGACTCGGGTTATTATGCCATGGAAATCACCTTTGTCAACTGCTCCCAAAAATGTGGACCA CATCAGGTGTATGTGCCATCTACAGACCCTCAGGTGTGCTGTGGTTCCTGTAAAAATATCTCCTGTACTTTCACTAACGAAAACGGGACAACAGAGCTTTTCACT GCAGGGAGTTCCTGGGTGGAGAACTGCACACGTTACGACTGCATGGAAACTGCAGTGGGAGCGGTGATACTTGCCTCTGGGGTGGTTTGCCCACCTTTCAATGATACAGAATGTATTCAG AATGGCGGTGTAGTTCAGAGCTATGTGGATGGCTGTTGCAGGACAT GTAAAGAGGATGGCAAGACATGTAAGCGCGTGGCCATTCGGACAACCATTAGAAAAGATGACTGCAGGAGCAATGCACCg GTTACAGTATATTCCTGCGACGGCAAATGTCCGTCAGCCACCATATTCAACTTTAACATCAACAGTCACGCCAGATTCTGTAAATGCTGCCGTGAGAGTGGACTGCAAACCCGCTCCGTCGCACTCTACTGCTCTCGCAATGCCACAGTCGTGGAGTACAACTTCCAAGAGCCTCTGGACTGTTCGTGCCAGTGGAACTAA
- the syt1b gene encoding synaptotagmin-1b isoform X1, with protein MTGNRRVEPSTSATPTHLPNATTTAGQKQSEGHSLNKFMSELHSIHMPSWAVAALCIVSLCMVLSCAVCMWKKFLKKGDKGKEKDKKKGTEKSKGGFDTEMDGGYNESLKDECDKETELSDNEPKEDEKLGRLHFTLDYNFTDNTPESLFSPLHSPVIMFQLVVGILQAAELPAMDVGGSSDPYVKLYLLPDKKKKFETKVHRKTLEPNFNETFTFKVPYTELGGKTLVMTVYDFDRFSKHDAIGAVKIPMSSVDFSQSLQEWRDLQKAEKEESERLGDICLSLRYVPTAGKLTVVILEAKNLKKMDVGGLSDPYVKIHLMQNGKRLKKKKTTIKKNTLNPYYNESFSFEVPCEQIEKVQVAVTVLDYDKIGKNDAIGKVLLGGNSTGTEERHWSDMLANPRRPIAQWHSLQPEDEVNALISNKK; from the exons ATGACTGGGAACCGCCGAGTTGAACCAAGCACCTCAGCTACCCCTACCCATCTGCCAAATGCAACTACCACGGCGGGCCAAAAACAATCTGAAGGCCACAGTCTTAATAAGTTCATGAGTGAACTTCACAGTATCCACA TGCCATCATGGGCTGTCGCTGCCCTTTGTATCGTGAGCCTGTGCATGGTGCTGTCCTGTGCTGTGTGCATGTGGAAGAAGTTCCTAAAAAAGGGGGACAAGGGCAAAGAAAAGGACAAGAAAAAGGGGACAGAGAAGAGTAAGGGAGGTTTTGACACTGAAATGGATGGAGGTTACAATGAG TCCCTGAAAGATGAATGTGACAAAGAAACAGAGCTGTCAGATAACGAGCCCAAGGAAGACGAGAAGCTGGGCAGACTACATTTCACATTAGACTACAATTTCACAGATAATACG CCAGAGTCTCTTTTCTCCCCCTTACATTCCCCTGTTATCATGTTCCAGCTGGTGGTAGGCATCTTGCAGGCTGCAGAGCTACCTGCGAtggatgtgggaggaagttctGACCCTTACGTTAAACTCTATCTGCTaccagacaaaaagaaaaagtttgaaACCAAAGTTCATAGAAAGACCTTAGAACCCAACTTCAATGAGACTTTCACATTTAAG GTACCATACACTGAGCTGGGCGGGAAGACCCTTGTGATGACTGTGTATGACTTTGACCGTTTCTCAAAACATGATGCTATTGGAGCTGTGAAGATACCCATGAGCAGTGTGGACTTCAGCCAGTCTCTGCAAGAGTGGAGGGACCTGCAGAAGGCAGAGAAGGAGGAG AGTGAACGGCTTGGAGACATATGTTTGTCCTTGAGGTATGTCCCTACAGCAGGGAAGCTGACAGTGGTGATTTTGGAGGCCAAAAACCTGAAGAAAATGGATGTGGGCGGATTATCAG ATCCTTATGTGAAGATCCACTTAATGCAGAATGGGAAAAGactcaagaaaaagaaaacaacaattaAGAAAAACACTTTGAACCCTTACTACAATGAATCCTTCAGCTTTGAAGTACCTTGTGAACAGATAGAG AAGGTGCAGGTAGCGGTGACTGTGCTCGACTATGACAAGATTGGGAAGAATGATGCTATCGGGAAGGTGTTGCTGGGCGGGAACAGCACTGGAACTGAGGAACGCCATTGGTCAGACATGCTGGCCAACCCCCGGCGGCCAATAGCCCAATGGCATAGCCTTCAACCTGAAGATGAAGTCAATGCACTAATTTCCAACAAGAAATGA
- the syt1b gene encoding synaptotagmin-1b isoform X2: MTGNRRVEPSTSATPTHLPNATTTAGQKQSEGHSLNKFMSELHSIHMPSWAVAALCIVSLCMVLSCAVCMWKKFLKKGDKGKEKDKKKGTEKSKGGFDTEMDGGYNESLKDECDKETELSDNEPKEDEKLGRLHFTLDYNFTDNTLVVGILQAAELPAMDVGGSSDPYVKLYLLPDKKKKFETKVHRKTLEPNFNETFTFKVPYTELGGKTLVMTVYDFDRFSKHDAIGAVKIPMSSVDFSQSLQEWRDLQKAEKEESERLGDICLSLRYVPTAGKLTVVILEAKNLKKMDVGGLSDPYVKIHLMQNGKRLKKKKTTIKKNTLNPYYNESFSFEVPCEQIEKVQVAVTVLDYDKIGKNDAIGKVLLGGNSTGTEERHWSDMLANPRRPIAQWHSLQPEDEVNALISNKK; the protein is encoded by the exons ATGACTGGGAACCGCCGAGTTGAACCAAGCACCTCAGCTACCCCTACCCATCTGCCAAATGCAACTACCACGGCGGGCCAAAAACAATCTGAAGGCCACAGTCTTAATAAGTTCATGAGTGAACTTCACAGTATCCACA TGCCATCATGGGCTGTCGCTGCCCTTTGTATCGTGAGCCTGTGCATGGTGCTGTCCTGTGCTGTGTGCATGTGGAAGAAGTTCCTAAAAAAGGGGGACAAGGGCAAAGAAAAGGACAAGAAAAAGGGGACAGAGAAGAGTAAGGGAGGTTTTGACACTGAAATGGATGGAGGTTACAATGAG TCCCTGAAAGATGAATGTGACAAAGAAACAGAGCTGTCAGATAACGAGCCCAAGGAAGACGAGAAGCTGGGCAGACTACATTTCACATTAGACTACAATTTCACAGATAATACG CTGGTGGTAGGCATCTTGCAGGCTGCAGAGCTACCTGCGAtggatgtgggaggaagttctGACCCTTACGTTAAACTCTATCTGCTaccagacaaaaagaaaaagtttgaaACCAAAGTTCATAGAAAGACCTTAGAACCCAACTTCAATGAGACTTTCACATTTAAG GTACCATACACTGAGCTGGGCGGGAAGACCCTTGTGATGACTGTGTATGACTTTGACCGTTTCTCAAAACATGATGCTATTGGAGCTGTGAAGATACCCATGAGCAGTGTGGACTTCAGCCAGTCTCTGCAAGAGTGGAGGGACCTGCAGAAGGCAGAGAAGGAGGAG AGTGAACGGCTTGGAGACATATGTTTGTCCTTGAGGTATGTCCCTACAGCAGGGAAGCTGACAGTGGTGATTTTGGAGGCCAAAAACCTGAAGAAAATGGATGTGGGCGGATTATCAG ATCCTTATGTGAAGATCCACTTAATGCAGAATGGGAAAAGactcaagaaaaagaaaacaacaattaAGAAAAACACTTTGAACCCTTACTACAATGAATCCTTCAGCTTTGAAGTACCTTGTGAACAGATAGAG AAGGTGCAGGTAGCGGTGACTGTGCTCGACTATGACAAGATTGGGAAGAATGATGCTATCGGGAAGGTGTTGCTGGGCGGGAACAGCACTGGAACTGAGGAACGCCATTGGTCAGACATGCTGGCCAACCCCCGGCGGCCAATAGCCCAATGGCATAGCCTTCAACCTGAAGATGAAGTCAATGCACTAATTTCCAACAAGAAATGA